In a single window of the Cucumis melo cultivar AY chromosome 11, USDA_Cmelo_AY_1.0, whole genome shotgun sequence genome:
- the LOC103497387 gene encoding FRIGIDA-like protein 5 isoform X1: MEKIASHMKIAEWKQSNLCKAHEQLHSEASSFLLFSLQWKDLETHFESTRDMILTLYEEVERREKVILLKEEKLVDLEKEFEMVRKRIEDCEQVMELKEQKLNSVMQLIEQRSMECELKEKSVESITALLRDHEEELAIKVKQFDAIQMAIKDSNGELKLKEKELETIQNMIATKWKEKRLDKIEKTIKVRTFELDLKEKEFGAMESKLGVLCEELLSKESELESIKSCIKEHSKELDVQEKQLDGIQQSIRDCHNAVTMLTNYVSTIEKAIIECSKEWELEENQHDLLQESVDELPSVVEQHDSISLTVGKCLEGLKSQKEHFNLLRKSIEERSKNLKNKENDFERRTEELNKKDEKVSLCLKEIESLKADMDSHILLLEKGREELKLKEIQHKALAEELESKEKDISLVRALMQKCNEKVKLIDDPNNLHLQVKTEEYSGCRPAGSSNTSNFPTGSALDGKVLLALLCEHLKLHDLVRTELMITLQASSDPAKLVLDAMRWFYATHTVSKDAKIDFHNVKRGCILLSELLLNISPEITPPLKEEALKLAGLWKAKLVMPVENHAEVVAFLLLVANFRLASDFNADELQILLNSVSQYKQAFELSRALGIGDKSSEVCATPTPTLVELEQPNEVLVSSSKREQLSMEPNEKRLYLLLNKKLTGTKLIPSVILSILKQSLDPAKLVLDLIRGSFHQHLKKEQLGLEENFLKWSTLLLKQLKQISPSICPKEREDAMKIAIDWKQNMRSDANGSMDAVGFLQLLVSYGLTTSFSGDEILKLFENIVLHEQASELCLMFGYKQKIQDIVQNLIGTKQFLKAVRFVCGYKLESFRPVQILNEYLQDARNATAKASKKKNTGQEDVHAAMDEAIDKEIDAVKSVISCVSECNLGSEISSQVLETRVVSLEEMRRLKYNSHGQPTSSTAPKPQPSKAYTEVQCSNPTKVDKKTPNWEKSNVQQLHPKHHQSRKQHPSTHQPHQQHPAPQKVQKKRKFQKFQNSSMKRPRKQPRQTRPLFSGSSPRVHDETSMFQRYNSRFTGMNGLFGFHEGDRESPEHGDHYPRSTRP, translated from the exons ATGGAGAAGATTGCTTCTCATATGAAGATTGCTGAATGGAAGCAGAGTAATCTCTGCAAAGCTCACGAGCAGTTACATTCGGAAGCTTCTTCGTTTCTTCTTTTCAGTCTTCAATGGAAAGATTTGGAGACGCATTTTGAGTCTACACGTGACATGATTTTGACTCTGTATGAGGAGGTTGAGCGGCGGGAGAAAGTTATTCTCTTGAAAGAAGAGAAGTTGGTGGATTTGGAGAAGGAGTTTGAGATGGTTCGAAAGAGGATTGAGGATTGTGAGCAAGTTATGGAATTGAAAGAACAGAAATTGAATAGTGTAATGCAGTTAATTGAACAACGATCGATGGAATGTGAGTTGAAGGAGAAGAGTGTTGAATCGATAACAGCATTGCTTCGAGATCATGAAGAAGAGCTTGCAATCAAGGTTAAGCAGTTTGATGCAATCCAAATGGCAATTAAAGATAGCAATGGAGAACTCAAACTGAAAGAAAAGGAGCTTGAGACAATTCAAAATATGATTGCCACTAAGTGGAAGGAGAAAAGATTAGATAAGATTGAAAAGACTATAAAAGTACGCACCTTTGAGCTTGATCTCAAAGAGAAGGAATTTGGTGCAATGGAGAGCAAGTTGGGGGTGCTTTGTGAAGAATTGTTATCAAAGGAATCAGAATTAGAATCCATCAAAAGTTGTATCAAGGAACATAGTAAAGAACTTGATGTGCAGGAAAAGCAACTTGATGGCATCCAACAATCTATTAGAGATTGTCACAATGCTGTTACAATGCTTACAAATTATGTTAGTACCATAGAAAAGGCAATCATCGAATGCTCAAAGGAATGGGAATTGGAGGAAAATCAACATGATTTGCTGCAAGAATCGGTAGATGAGTTGCCATCAGTGGTGGAACAACACGATTCCATTTCTTTGACAGTTGGTAAATGCCTTGAAGGTCTAAAATCTCAAAAAGAGCATTTCAATTTGTTGAGGAAATCCATAGAAGAGCGCTCAAAGAATCTCAAGAATAAAGAAAACGATTTTGAGAGACGGACGGAGGAGCTCAACAAGAAAGATGAGAAAGTGAGCCTGTGTCTAAAAGAGATTGAATCTTTAAAAGCAGACATGGATTCACATATATTATTACTGGAAAAAGGCCGTGAAGAACTAAAATTAAAGGAAATACAACACAAGGCGCTGGCTGAGGAACTTGAgtcaaaagaaaaagatatcaGTCTAGTCAGAGCTTTGATGCAAAAATGTAACGAAAAGGTAAAATTAATAGATGATCCAAACAATCTTCACTTACAAGTAAAAACTGAGGAATATTCAGGCTGCAGACCGGCAGGCAGTTCTAATACTTCGAATTTTCCTACTGGATCTGCCTTAGATGGAAAGGTTCTGCTAGCTCTCTTATGTGAGCATCTGAAACTGCATGATTTGGTGCGCACGGAACTGATGATTACACTTCAAGCGTCTTCCGATCCTGCTAAGTTGGTTCTAGATGCAATGAGATGGTTCTACGCTACGCATACAGTGTCTAAAGATGCAAAAATCGATTTTCATAATGTAAAAAGGGGATGCATTTTGCTGTCTGAACTATTATTGAACATCTCACCAGAAATCACACCTCCACTGAAAGAAGAAGCTCTAAAGCTGGCAGGCCTGTGGAAGGCTAAGCTGGTGATGCCGGTTGAGAATCACGCGGAGGTAGTAGCATTCTTGCTACTTGTTGCTAATTTTCGGTTGGCCTCCGATTTTAATGCGGATGAACTACAAATTCTTCTGAATTCTGTTTCACAATATAAACAAGCATTTGAGTTATCCCGAGCACTTGGAATTGGAGATAAATCATCTG AGGTCTGTGCAACTCCTACTCCTACCCTTGTTGAACTAGAGCAACCTAACGAAGTGCTGGTCTCTTCCTCAAAAAGGGAGCAGCTCAGCATGGAACCAAACGAGAAGAGATTATATTTACTTCTGAACAAGAAGTTGACTGGAACAAAGTTGATACCAAGTGTAATCTTATCAATTCTTAAACAGTCATTAGACCCTGCAAAACTTGTCCTGGATCTGATTCGAGGTTCTTTTCACCAACATTTGAAGAAAGAACAGTTAGGATTGGAAGAAAATTTCTTGAAGTGGTCCACACttcttttaaaacaattaaAGCAAATCTCACCAAGTATTTGTCCAAAGGAAAGAGAAGATGCAATGAAGATTGCAATTGACTGGAAACAGAACATGAGAAGTGATGCAAATGGGTCTATGGATGCTGTTGGCTTCTTGCAGCTTCTAGTGTCTTATGGATTGACAACTTCATTCAGTGGGGATGAGATTTTGAAGCTCTTTGAGAACATAGTGCTTCATGAACAGGCATCAGAATTGTGTTTGATGTTTGGGTATAAACAAAAGATACAAG ACATTGTACAAAACCTTATTGGAACAAAGCAATTTCTCAAGGCTGTCAGGTTTGTATGTGGATACAAGTTGGAATCCTTTCGACCCGTACAGATCCTTAACGAATATTTACAAGATGCAAGGAATGCCACTGCGAAAGCCAGCAAGAAGAAGAATACAGGTCAAGAAGATGTACATGCTGCCATG GATGAAGCCATTGATAAGGAGATAGATGCTGTAAAGTCGGTAATTTCATGTGTCTCAGAGTGTAACCTCGGTTCTGAAATCTCATCTCAAGTGCTTGAAACCCGTGTTGTTTCACTTGAAGAGATGAGAAGGTTGAAATACAATAGCCATGGTCAACCTACAAGTTCGACCGCTCCAAAACCACAACCATCTAAAGCTTATACCGAAGTACAATGCTCAAATCCGACTAAGGTTGACAAGAAAACGCCAAATTGGGAGAAGTCCAATGTGCAACAATTGCACCCAAAACACCATCAATCCCGAAAACAACATCCTTCTACCCACCAACCCCATCAGCAACATCCAGCACCACAAAAGGTGCAAAAGAAACGTAagtttcaaaagtttcaaaatagtTCAATGAAACGCCCTCGAAAGCAACCTCGTCAAACTAGACCTTTGTTCTCAGGTTCATCGCCAAGAGTACATGATGAAACATCAATGTTTCAGCGGTACAATTCAAGGTTTACTGGAATGAATGGGCTCTTTGGTTTCCATGAGGGTGATCGTGAATCTCCTGAACATGGAGATCATTATCCACGCTCAACCAGGCCTTGA
- the LOC103497516 gene encoding golgin candidate 5-like, whose translation MNENEHLNTVIEELKKKSSDAEIESLREEYHQRVSVLEKKIYALTKERDSLRREQNRKSDVAALLKEKDEIINQVMAEGEELSKKQAAQESQIRKLRAQIRELEEEKKGLITKIQVEENKVDSIKRDKTATEKLLQETIEKHQTELAAQKEYYTTALTAAKEAEALAEARANSEAKTELESRLREAEERETMLVQTLEELRQTLSRKEQQVFFLFL comes from the exons ATGAATGAAAATGAGCATTTGAATACTGTGATTGAGGAATTAAAg AAAAAATCCAGTGATGCTGAAATTGAATCATTGCGAGAGGAATACCACCAAAGAGTCTCAGTTCTTGAAAAGAAG ATATATGCTCTTACTAAGGAGAGGGATTCACTTAGGAGGGAGCAAAATAGAAAAAGTGATGTGGCTGCACTTTTGAAGGAAAAAGATGAAATAATTAATCAAGTCATGGCAGAAG GCGAGGAGCTTTCAAAGAAGCAGGCTGCTCAAGAATCTCAAATTAGGAAATTAAGGGCCCAG ATCAGAGAGcttgaagaagagaagaagggATTAATTACCAAGATTCAG GTGGAAGAAAACAAAGTAGATAGCATCAAGAGGGACAAAACTGCTACAGAGAAGTTGCTGCAAGAAACAATAGAAAAGCACCAAACAGAACTAGCAGCACAGAAAGAGTATTATACAACTGCCTTAACTGCCGCCAAGGAGGCCGAAGCACTAGCAGAGGCACGTGCAAACAGTGAAGCCAAAACTGAGCTAGAAAGTCGACTTAGGGAGGCTGAGGAACGTGAAACAATGCTAGTTCAGACACTTGAAGAATTAAGACAAACTTTAAGTAGAAAAGAGCAGCAggttttctttttgttcctcTAA
- the LOC103497387 gene encoding FRIGIDA-like protein 5 isoform X2, protein MEKIASHMKIAEWKQSNLCKAHEQLHSEASSFLLFSLQWKDLETHFESTRDMILTLYEEVERREKVILLKEEKLVDLEKEFEMVRKRIEDCEQVMELKEQKLNSVMQLIEQRSMECELKEKSVESITALLRDHEEELAIKVKQFDAIQMAIKDSNGELKLKEKELETIQNMIATKWKEKRLDKIEKTIKVRTFELDLKEKEFGAMESKLGVLCEELLSKESELESIKSCIKEHSKELDVQEKQLDGIQQSIRDCHNAVTMLTNYVSTIEKAIIECSKEWELEENQHDLLQESVDELPSVVEQHDSISLTVGKCLEGLKSQKEHFNLLRKSIEERSKNLKNKENDFERRTEELNKKDEKVSLCLKEIESLKADMDSHILLLEKGREELKLKEIQHKALAEELESKEKDISLVRALMQKCNEKVKLIDDPNNLHLQVKTEEYSGCRPAGSSNTSNFPTGSALDGKVLLALLCEHLKLHDLVRTELMITLQASSDPAKLVLDAMRWFYATHTVSKDAKIDFHNVKRGCILLSELLLNISPEITPPLKEEALKLAGLWKAKLVMPVENHAEVVAFLLLVANFRLASDFNADELQILLNSVSQYKQAFELSRALGIGDKSSEVCATPTPTLVELEQPNEVLVSSSKREQLSMEPNEKRLYLLLNKKLTGTKLIPSVILSILKQSLDPAKLVLDLIRGSFHQHLKKEQLGLEENFLKWSTLLLKQLKQISPSICPKEREDAMKIAIDWKQNMRSDANGSMDAVGFLQLLVSYGLTTSFSGDEILKLFENIVLHEQASELCLMFGYKQKIQDIVQNLIGTKQFLKAVRFVCGYKLESFRPVQILNEYLQDARNATAKASKKKNTGQEDVHAAMDEAIDKEIDAVKSVISCVSECNLGSEISSQVLETRVVSLEEMRRLKYNSHGQPTSSTAPKPQPSKAYTEVQCSNPTKVDKKTPNWEKSNVQQLHPKHHQSRKQHPSTHQPHQQHPAPQKVQKKRSSPRVHDETSMFQRYNSRFTGMNGLFGFHEGDRESPEHGDHYPRSTRP, encoded by the exons ATGGAGAAGATTGCTTCTCATATGAAGATTGCTGAATGGAAGCAGAGTAATCTCTGCAAAGCTCACGAGCAGTTACATTCGGAAGCTTCTTCGTTTCTTCTTTTCAGTCTTCAATGGAAAGATTTGGAGACGCATTTTGAGTCTACACGTGACATGATTTTGACTCTGTATGAGGAGGTTGAGCGGCGGGAGAAAGTTATTCTCTTGAAAGAAGAGAAGTTGGTGGATTTGGAGAAGGAGTTTGAGATGGTTCGAAAGAGGATTGAGGATTGTGAGCAAGTTATGGAATTGAAAGAACAGAAATTGAATAGTGTAATGCAGTTAATTGAACAACGATCGATGGAATGTGAGTTGAAGGAGAAGAGTGTTGAATCGATAACAGCATTGCTTCGAGATCATGAAGAAGAGCTTGCAATCAAGGTTAAGCAGTTTGATGCAATCCAAATGGCAATTAAAGATAGCAATGGAGAACTCAAACTGAAAGAAAAGGAGCTTGAGACAATTCAAAATATGATTGCCACTAAGTGGAAGGAGAAAAGATTAGATAAGATTGAAAAGACTATAAAAGTACGCACCTTTGAGCTTGATCTCAAAGAGAAGGAATTTGGTGCAATGGAGAGCAAGTTGGGGGTGCTTTGTGAAGAATTGTTATCAAAGGAATCAGAATTAGAATCCATCAAAAGTTGTATCAAGGAACATAGTAAAGAACTTGATGTGCAGGAAAAGCAACTTGATGGCATCCAACAATCTATTAGAGATTGTCACAATGCTGTTACAATGCTTACAAATTATGTTAGTACCATAGAAAAGGCAATCATCGAATGCTCAAAGGAATGGGAATTGGAGGAAAATCAACATGATTTGCTGCAAGAATCGGTAGATGAGTTGCCATCAGTGGTGGAACAACACGATTCCATTTCTTTGACAGTTGGTAAATGCCTTGAAGGTCTAAAATCTCAAAAAGAGCATTTCAATTTGTTGAGGAAATCCATAGAAGAGCGCTCAAAGAATCTCAAGAATAAAGAAAACGATTTTGAGAGACGGACGGAGGAGCTCAACAAGAAAGATGAGAAAGTGAGCCTGTGTCTAAAAGAGATTGAATCTTTAAAAGCAGACATGGATTCACATATATTATTACTGGAAAAAGGCCGTGAAGAACTAAAATTAAAGGAAATACAACACAAGGCGCTGGCTGAGGAACTTGAgtcaaaagaaaaagatatcaGTCTAGTCAGAGCTTTGATGCAAAAATGTAACGAAAAGGTAAAATTAATAGATGATCCAAACAATCTTCACTTACAAGTAAAAACTGAGGAATATTCAGGCTGCAGACCGGCAGGCAGTTCTAATACTTCGAATTTTCCTACTGGATCTGCCTTAGATGGAAAGGTTCTGCTAGCTCTCTTATGTGAGCATCTGAAACTGCATGATTTGGTGCGCACGGAACTGATGATTACACTTCAAGCGTCTTCCGATCCTGCTAAGTTGGTTCTAGATGCAATGAGATGGTTCTACGCTACGCATACAGTGTCTAAAGATGCAAAAATCGATTTTCATAATGTAAAAAGGGGATGCATTTTGCTGTCTGAACTATTATTGAACATCTCACCAGAAATCACACCTCCACTGAAAGAAGAAGCTCTAAAGCTGGCAGGCCTGTGGAAGGCTAAGCTGGTGATGCCGGTTGAGAATCACGCGGAGGTAGTAGCATTCTTGCTACTTGTTGCTAATTTTCGGTTGGCCTCCGATTTTAATGCGGATGAACTACAAATTCTTCTGAATTCTGTTTCACAATATAAACAAGCATTTGAGTTATCCCGAGCACTTGGAATTGGAGATAAATCATCTG AGGTCTGTGCAACTCCTACTCCTACCCTTGTTGAACTAGAGCAACCTAACGAAGTGCTGGTCTCTTCCTCAAAAAGGGAGCAGCTCAGCATGGAACCAAACGAGAAGAGATTATATTTACTTCTGAACAAGAAGTTGACTGGAACAAAGTTGATACCAAGTGTAATCTTATCAATTCTTAAACAGTCATTAGACCCTGCAAAACTTGTCCTGGATCTGATTCGAGGTTCTTTTCACCAACATTTGAAGAAAGAACAGTTAGGATTGGAAGAAAATTTCTTGAAGTGGTCCACACttcttttaaaacaattaaAGCAAATCTCACCAAGTATTTGTCCAAAGGAAAGAGAAGATGCAATGAAGATTGCAATTGACTGGAAACAGAACATGAGAAGTGATGCAAATGGGTCTATGGATGCTGTTGGCTTCTTGCAGCTTCTAGTGTCTTATGGATTGACAACTTCATTCAGTGGGGATGAGATTTTGAAGCTCTTTGAGAACATAGTGCTTCATGAACAGGCATCAGAATTGTGTTTGATGTTTGGGTATAAACAAAAGATACAAG ACATTGTACAAAACCTTATTGGAACAAAGCAATTTCTCAAGGCTGTCAGGTTTGTATGTGGATACAAGTTGGAATCCTTTCGACCCGTACAGATCCTTAACGAATATTTACAAGATGCAAGGAATGCCACTGCGAAAGCCAGCAAGAAGAAGAATACAGGTCAAGAAGATGTACATGCTGCCATG GATGAAGCCATTGATAAGGAGATAGATGCTGTAAAGTCGGTAATTTCATGTGTCTCAGAGTGTAACCTCGGTTCTGAAATCTCATCTCAAGTGCTTGAAACCCGTGTTGTTTCACTTGAAGAGATGAGAAGGTTGAAATACAATAGCCATGGTCAACCTACAAGTTCGACCGCTCCAAAACCACAACCATCTAAAGCTTATACCGAAGTACAATGCTCAAATCCGACTAAGGTTGACAAGAAAACGCCAAATTGGGAGAAGTCCAATGTGCAACAATTGCACCCAAAACACCATCAATCCCGAAAACAACATCCTTCTACCCACCAACCCCATCAGCAACATCCAGCACCACAAAAGGTGCAAAAGAAAC GTTCATCGCCAAGAGTACATGATGAAACATCAATGTTTCAGCGGTACAATTCAAGGTTTACTGGAATGAATGGGCTCTTTGGTTTCCATGAGGGTGATCGTGAATCTCCTGAACATGGAGATCATTATCCACGCTCAACCAGGCCTTGA
- the LOC127143834 gene encoding FRIGIDA-like protein 5: protein MEKGNQHPSMERIVVMERIVEMERIVEMERIVERIASETKIAEWKQSILSKTHEQLHSEACSSFLIFSLQWKDLERHFESTREMILTLYEEVERRETAISSKEEAIALKEEKLVDLDKCILETSEEFELKKKELNEFNLLIEKSDAVLKEKELELKSMEETFEEKNKDFEILRKKIADCEQVLNLNEEKLNQLIEVRSMELQSKEENIKMRTKLLDVKENEHRAVQSKLKALFEQLLLKKSELESIKRRRKEHSKELHVHGNQLDAAQQCIQDCLDSVNSVIRLTNLPPSMEENQHPTMKENQPYFVYDSVIYPMLY, encoded by the coding sequence ATGGAGAAGGGGAATCAACATCCTTCGATGGAGAGGATTGTGGTGATGGAGAGGATTGTGGAGATGGAGAGGATTGTGGAGATGGAGAGGATTGTGGAGAGGATTGCTTCTGAAACGAAGATTGCTGAGTGGAAGCAGAGTATTCTCAGCAAAACTCACGAGCAGTTACATTCGGAAGCTTGTTcttcctttcttattttcagTCTCCAATGGAAAGATTTGGAGAGGCACTTTGAATCAACACGTGAAATGATTTTGACTCTGTATGAGGAGGTTGAGCGACGGGAGACAGCTATTTCCTCGAAGGAAGAGGCTATTGCTTTGAAGGAAGAGAAATTGGTCGATTTAGATAAATGTATCTTGGAAACCTCCGAAGAGTTtgaattgaagaagaaagaactgAATGAGTTCAATCTTTTGATTGAGAAGTCTGATGCTGttctaaaagaaaaggaattggAGCTGAAATCAATGGAAGAAACATTTGAGGAGAAGAATAAGGATTTTGAGATTCTTCGAAAGAAGATTGCCGATTGTGAGCAGGTTCTGAATTTGAATGAAGAGAAATTGAATCAGTTAATTGAAGTACGATCAATGGAACTTCAGTCGAAGGAGGAGAATATAAAAATGCGGACTAAACTGCTTGATGTTAAAGAGAATGAACATCGTGCAGTTCAGAGCAAGTTGAAGGCGCTTTTTGAACAATTATTATTGAAGAAATCGGAATTAGAATCCATCAAAAGAAGGAGGAAGGAACATAGCAAAGAACTTCATGTGCATGGAAACCAACTTGATGCGGCCCAACAATGTATTCAAGATTGTCTCGATTCTGTCAATTCTGTCATAAGGCTTACAAATCTACCTCCTTCAATGGAGGAGAATCAACATCCTACCATGAAGGAGAATCAACCTTATTTTGTATATGATTCAGTTATATATCCAATGCTATATTGA
- the LOC103497386 gene encoding glucan endo-1,3-beta-glucosidase 13, giving the protein MVKKMKFFSTFFLLLFFFFFFFLLGLTTAGQESIQFVKLEEIVSSGVYPAMSASELPVAVSLTDVELPEVSSSVLMAESWLRTFVLAHYPSTKISTIVVGNSSLCSNKNNLDTNNLHIVLLSMKNLFYSLTRWGLENQIKVSTHFPKDCFHSQEESIQNMVKLVIEFIQSTNSTLSLKLPENVISLHETESFISTHTNKFGFLKLNKVNLLTSVSKQRNPINRKLSSFMELKEYDPFFTSEPPLPSDLATPPLPPESQIASPPHWGFAAAPESPPFVVPASPPMGFTLPPCNPDQNAGAPFPQTGGVQKLWCVAKPSVPAEILQQAMDYACGDGGADCREISAEGSCFHPDSLVAHASYAFNSYWQKNKRSGGTCSFGGTAMIISSDPSFNHCRFVLS; this is encoded by the exons atggtgaagaagatgaagtttTTCTCTaccttcttcctcctcctcttcttcttcttcttcttcttccttctggGTCTTACTA CTGCAGGTCAAGAATCAATTCAATTTGTGAAGCTGGAAGAGATAGTTTCTTCAGGGGTTTATCCAGCAATGTCTGCTTCTGAACTCCCTGTTGCTGTTTCTCTTACTGATGTTGAACTTCCAGAAGTTTCAAGCAGTGTTTTAATGGCGGAAAGTTGGCTTAGAACCTTTGTTCTGGCTCACTACCCTTCCACTAAAATCTCCACCATTGTTGTGGGAAATAGTTCTTTATGCAGCAACAAGAATAATCTAGATACTAACAATTTACACATTGTGTTGCTGTCTATGAAGAATTTGTTTTACTCCCTCACTAGATGGGGTTTGGAGAATCAAATCAAAGTTTCTACTCACTTCCCAAAAGATTGTTTCCACTCTCAAGAGGAATCCATTCAGAATATGGTTAAGCTTGTGATTGAGTTCATCCAAAGTACTAACTCTACATTGAGTCTCAAGCTACCTGAGAATGTAATTTCTCTACATGAAACAGAGAGTTTCATCTCCACCCACACGAACAAATTTGGATTTCTAAAGCTAAACAAAGTGAATTTATTAACCAGCGtctcaaaacaaagaaacccCATTAATAGAAAGCTCTCTTCATTCATGGAACTCAAAGAATACGATCCTTTCTTTACATCAGAGCCACCATTGCCATCGGATCTCGCCACACCCCCACTTCCACCAGAGTCCCAAATCGCATCACCGCCACATTGGGGCTTCGCCGCCGCCCCAGAATCGCCTCCGTTCGTGGTACCCGCAAGCCCGCCGATGGGATTTACTCTGCCTCCATGTAATCCAGACCAAAACGCCGGTGCGCCATTTCCACAAACAGGTGGTGTGCAAAAACTGTGGTGCGTGGCGAAACCAAGTGTTCCAGCGGAGATTCTTCAGCAGGCGATGGATTATGCATGTGGGGACGGCGGCGCCGACTGCCGGGAGATATCGGCGGAGGGTAGCTGCTTTCATCCGGATAGTTTGGTGGCACATGCGTCGTACGCTTTCAATAGCTACTGGCAGAAGAACAAGAGAAGTGGAGGAACTTGTAGCTTTGGAGGAACTGCCATGATTATAAGCTCAGATCCAA
- the LOC127143833 gene encoding uncharacterized protein LOC127143833 has product MELKSMEERSAVLSAHIKLKEHKVCRESKKLLDLEKEFEAKEKDFEMVRKRIVDCEQVLKLKEEKLKQMQLIEEELAMKEKSVEDHEQRLFLKENELGAIHSELRVLSEHLISKELSIKTSIEERRKELDVDGNQLDAAQQCIQDCLDSVNSVIRLTNLPPSMEENQHPTMEENQPNSVELKKNELNEFNLLIEKCDTAFKGKEVKLKSMEERSTVLSTDIKLKEHEVCRESRKLLDLENEFEAKDFEMVRKRIADCEQVLKLKEEKLKKM; this is encoded by the exons ATGGAGCTGAAATCAATGGAAGAAAGATCGGCAGTTTTGTCAGCTCATATTAAATTGAAAGAACATAAGGTTTGTAGAGAATCCAAGAAATTATTGGATCTTGAGAAGGAGTTTGAGGCGAAGGAGAAGGATTTTGAGATGGTTCGAAAGAGGATTGTTGATTGTGAGCAAgttttgaaattgaaagaagAGAAATTGAAGCAAATGCAGTTAATTGAAGAAGAACTTGCAATGAAGGAGAAGAGTGTTGAAGATCATGAACAAAGGCTTTTTCTGAAAGAGAATGAACTTGGTGCAATTCACAGTGAGTTGAGGGTGCTTTCTGAACACTTAATATCAAAGGAATTATCCATCAAAACATCTATCGAGGAACGAAGAAAAGAACTCGATGTGGATGGAAACCAACTTGATGCGGCCCAACAATGTATTCAAGATTGTCTCGATTCTGTCAATTCTGTCATAAGACTTACAAATCTACCTCCTTCAATGGAGGAGAATCAACATCCTACCATGGAGGAGAATCAACCTAATTCT GTTGAGTTGAAGAAGAATGAACTGAATGAGTTTAATCTTTTGATTGAGAAGTGTGATACTGCTTTTAAAGGAAAAGAGGTGAAGTTGAAATCAATGGAAGAAAGATCGACAGTTTTGTCAACTGATATTAAATTGAAAGAACATGAGGTTTGTAGAGAATCCAGGAAATTATTGGATCTTGAGAATGAGTTTGAGGCGAAGGATTTTGAGATGGTTCGAAAGAGGATTGCTGATTGTGAGCAAgttttgaaattgaaagaagagaaattgaagaaaatgtaG